The Lysobacter gummosus sequence CGGGTCGTCGGCTGCCGACGTCCACACACGACCGGGAGGGATCATGTCGCGACTCCATCTGGGCCGCCTGATCGGCGCGCCGTTGCTGCTGGCGCTGCTGTTGTGCGCCAGCGCGTTCCCCGCGTCGGCCGACGACTACACCAAGACCCGCTATCCGGTGGTGCTGGTGCACGGCTTGTTCGGCTTCGACGCCATCGGCGGCGTCTACGACTACTGGTTCGGCATCCCGCAGGCTTTGCGCTCCGGCGGCGCCGAGGTCTACGTGGCCCAGGTCACCGCGGCCAATTCGAATGAAGTGCGCGGCGAAGAACTGATCGATCAGCTCGAAACCCTGCGGGCTCTGCACGGCTACGCCAAGTTCAATCTGATCGGCCATAGCCAGGGCGGCCCGACCGCGCGCTATGTCGCCTCGGTGCGTCCGGATCTGGTCGCGTCGATGACCTCGGTCGGCTCGCCGCACGCCGGCAGCAAGGTCGCCGATTTCGTCGGCACCACGCTGCCCGAAGGCTCGCCGTTGCGGCCGCTGGTGGCGTCGTTCGTCAACGCCTTCGCCGATCTGATCGGATTGTTGTCGGGCAGCAACAACAGCCAGGATTCGCTGGCGGCGCTCAAAGCGCTCGACAGCGCCGGCGCGGCGCGCTTCAACGCGCGCTATCCGCAAGGCAAGCCGGCGACGGCCTGTGGCGCGGGCGCGGGCAAGGTCGACGGAATCGCCTATTACTCCTTCGGCGGTACTTCGAACTCGACGAACTTCTTCGACGGCTCCGATATCGCGATGATCGCCGGCGGCCTGCTGTTCGGCGGCGAAGCCAACGACGGCCTGGTCGGTCGCTGTTCCTCGCACTGGGGCCAGGTGATCCGCGACGACTACGACTGGAACCATCTCGACGAGGTCAACCAGATCGCCGGCCTGCGCGGCGTTTTCAGCTCGAACCCGACCAGCGTCTACCGCGCGCAGGTCAACCGGCTCAAGAACGCGGGCCTGTAAGCCATGCGCTCGGTCGCATCGATTTTCGCGATGGCCTGCGCCGCGGTGCTTGCGATCGCGGCAATCTTCGCGGTCGGGCGCTGGTTCGAAACGCCGCGGCTGTGGGCGGCGCCGGTGGTCAGCAGCGGGCCGGCCAGTCGCATTTCCGATCCCGACATCGGCGGCGAACGCAATGCCGTCGACGATCCGGCCGCTGTCGCCGTGGGCGACTCGCTGCGCGACACCGATGTGGACGGCGCGGTGCGCCTGGACGCGCAAGGCCAGCCGATTCCGGATCGCGAGCTGCGCCGCCTGTTCGATTACTTCCTGAGCCGCAGCGGCGAGCAGTCGCCCGAAGCGATCCGCTCGGCCTTGCTCGAACATCTGCAATCGCGATTGGCGCCGCCGGCGTTGGCGACGGTGCTGGCGTGGTTCGATGCGTATCTGCTGCTGGAACACGATTCGGCGACGCTGGCGCAGGCCAGCGACGACCGCGAGCACACCTTCGCGCGAGTGCGCTCGCTGCGCCGCGAGCGCCTGGGCGAAGCCCTGGCCGATGCCTGGTACGGGGAAGAAGAGCGTGCCTTCGAACTGGCGGATGCGCGCAGCAAACTGTTGGCCGAGCGCGGCTTGAGCGAGGCCGAACGCAACCGGCGCCTGGCCGAACTCAACGCCATGTCGGCCGATGCGACGCCGCAGGCGGCGCAACTGGACGAGGCGCTGCGGCAGAACCGCGAGTTCGAACTTGCCGGCGTCGATGCCGCCACCCGTTATGCCGAGCGCGAAGCACAGTTCGGCGCGCAGGCCGCGCAGCGCCTGGGCGAACTGGATCAGCGCCGCGCGCAATGGCAACTACGGCTGCGCAGTTACGCCGCGCAGCGCCAGAGCGTGCTCGCCGACAACGCGCTCAGCCAGAGCCAGCGTCAGCAGCGGCTGGACGCGCTGCTCGCGCGCTTCGACGCCAACGAACAAAGGCGGGTGGATGCCTTGACGCGTAACGGAAAGCTGCCGGGGCAGTGAGCCGGAGGGCGGCTTAGAAGAAATCGCGGTTGAACTGCGCCGGATAGATGCCGTGGCTGTTCGACGCCTTCACCTGGAAACGCAGGGTATCCGGCGGCGACACCGTGACCGTGCCGACGTAATCGATCGAGTCGCCCTCGCGCACTTCGCGCATCGCGATCTCCTGCTTGCGGCCGAGCAGGTCGGTGACGACCACCTGCACCTTGTCCAGGGGCACCGACGTGGCGGTGGCGTCTTCGCCGAAACGCATGGCGACGACGATCAGCACGGTGCGCGCGTTACGTTCGGCGCCGTAGCGTTGCACGATCTGCGCCGGCAGTTTGTCGGTCTGGATCGCGCTGATGTTCATGACCGCATCGCCGATGCGCACCGCCTCGTTGCTGGCGGTGTGGCCGACTTGCGGCGGCGGCGCCGAGGCTTCGCGCCCGCAGCCGCTCAGCAGTGCGGCCGCGCACAGCATCGATGCCAGCAGGCGGCGCGCCGTCATTCGTTCGCCGCCGACAATTGCCGGCCACGTTC is a genomic window containing:
- a CDS encoding DUF4426 domain-containing protein; the protein is MTARRLLASMLCAAALLSGCGREASAPPPQVGHTASNEAVRIGDAVMNISAIQTDKLPAQIVQRYGAERNARTVLIVVAMRFGEDATATSVPLDKVQVVVTDLLGRKQEIAMREVREGDSIDYVGTVTVSPPDTLRFQVKASNSHGIYPAQFNRDFF
- a CDS encoding lipase family alpha/beta hydrolase, whose translation is MSRLHLGRLIGAPLLLALLLCASAFPASADDYTKTRYPVVLVHGLFGFDAIGGVYDYWFGIPQALRSGGAEVYVAQVTAANSNEVRGEELIDQLETLRALHGYAKFNLIGHSQGGPTARYVASVRPDLVASMTSVGSPHAGSKVADFVGTTLPEGSPLRPLVASFVNAFADLIGLLSGSNNSQDSLAALKALDSAGAARFNARYPQGKPATACGAGAGKVDGIAYYSFGGTSNSTNFFDGSDIAMIAGGLLFGGEANDGLVGRCSSHWGQVIRDDYDWNHLDEVNQIAGLRGVFSSNPTSVYRAQVNRLKNAGL
- a CDS encoding lipase secretion chaperone — protein: MRSVASIFAMACAAVLAIAAIFAVGRWFETPRLWAAPVVSSGPASRISDPDIGGERNAVDDPAAVAVGDSLRDTDVDGAVRLDAQGQPIPDRELRRLFDYFLSRSGEQSPEAIRSALLEHLQSRLAPPALATVLAWFDAYLLLEHDSATLAQASDDREHTFARVRSLRRERLGEALADAWYGEEERAFELADARSKLLAERGLSEAERNRRLAELNAMSADATPQAAQLDEALRQNREFELAGVDAATRYAEREAQFGAQAAQRLGELDQRRAQWQLRLRSYAAQRQSVLADNALSQSQRQQRLDALLARFDANEQRRVDALTRNGKLPGQ